The nucleotide sequence GACCTTGTGATTACTCCTCGTAATAGCATTTGACCCGATAATTTCGGCGAAACAACAGTGACGCGCACAGAAAAACGACGGTGCAGTGTTGACGTGAGCAGAAGACTGGCCGCGTACGGCGGAGTCCCGTCACGACTCGTTTCCCTGCGTGCGTCAGTCGGTGCGCCCCGGAAGGCCGTGAAGGTCAGACGCGCGGTGCCTATAAGAAGCGCTGCCTGGCAGCGTCCGGCACAGGAAGCAATGGCGCATCTCCAGCTGCAGGCGGCGGCCGTGGCGGTTCTGGCGGCGCTCGTGGCGGGGGTCTGCGCGCAGGTCGGCCCGGCGCAGAGCTTCGCCCGGCCCGACAGGCTGGACGTGGACAGCGCCATCAACGACGAGGCGCGCTTCCAGGAGGCCATGCGCTGCATCCTGGAGGGCGACGACTACAAGTTCTGCGACCATCACACTGTCGGCATCAAATGTAAGTCCACACTCTTACGCTTAACGCTGCGTACTGCACgcgcaatttctgttttcatggcTCATTTAGAGAGAGGAGAGAATGGAGCTGGCACATTCGGATTTTTGAAGAAAATCACAGTTCGGCACAATGACAAAGCGTCACTGAGGCGCGGATCTAGTTCTCACTTCCGTTACGGGAGTGGCGAAGTATCAgagtttcacgatttacactactgtccattaaaattgctacaccacgaagatgacgtgctaccgacgcgaaattttacaggaagaagatgctgtgatatgcaaatgattagcttttcagagcattcacacaaggttggcgacggcggcgacacctacatcgtgctgacatgaggaaagtttccaaccgatttcacaaacagcagttgaccggcgttgcctggtgaaacgttgttgtgatgcctcgtgtaaggaggagaaatgcgtacaatcaggtttccgactttgataaacgtcggattgtagcctatcgcgattgccgtttatcgcatcgcgacattgctgctcgcgttcgtcgagatccaatgactgttagcagaatacggaatcggtgggttcaggagggtaatacgaatcgccgtgctgggtcccaacggcctcgtatcactagcagtcgagatgacaggcatcttatccgcatggctgtaacggatcgtgcagccacgtctcgatccctgagtcaacagatgcggatgtttgcaagagaacaaccatctgcacgaacagttcgaagacgtttgcagcagcatggactatgacgctgcatcgcagacaggagcgcctgcgatggtgtactcaaccacgaacctgggtgcacaaatggcaaaacgtcattttttcggatgaatccaggttttgtttacagcatcatgatgggcgcatccgtgtttggcgacatcgcggtgaacgcacgtcggaagcgtgtattcgtcatcgccatactggcgtatcacccggcctgaaggtgtggagtgccattggttacacgcctcggtcacctcctgttggcattgacggcactttgaacagtggacgttacatttcagaggtgttacgacccgtggctctacccttcattcatacactactgtttgtagaTGGTGAGACACTTAGGAGCAATAGGCTGTAACAAGCCATTTTACGGTAGTGGAATGTAGTCCGATTAAATCTGGCGATAACTGTGATAGgtcatgaaacactaaaagtagtcgatgagtACCGCTGTGTGGGCAGCAGATTAACTGACTATGGATGAtgtaaaatgtatataaaataaagACTGGCAATAGTTAGAAAAGCgttgatgaagaagaagaatttgtgaatAGCTAATATCAATGTAAGTGATAGAAAATCATTTTTGTAGGTATTTCTCAGGAGCGTAGCCTTGAATGAAATTGAAATTGGTATGACAAGCAACTCAGCcatgaatgaaataattttcaaaTGTTGTGCTAAAAAAGAATGCTGAGGAATAGATGGGCAGGTCGAATAACATATGgagaagtactgaatcgaactggggaaaaaggaaatctgtggcagaacttgacaaaaaGAGGGTTTAGTTGATAGGGCAtaacctgaggcatcaaggaatcttcaGTTTGATGACGGAAAGAATTGTAGGGGCAcaaaaataatagagggaaaccaAGGATTGAACACAGTAACCAGTATATATatggagttgaagaggcttgcacacgagaGACTAGCTTGCAGAACTGTATAAAACTGTATAAAACtgtatcttcagactgaagaccacaacaacaaaattaaaacatttagaTTAATTTCTTTGTACCAACACTATGTACGTCGCTTCAACACATCTTCCAAGAAATAACGCAATTCAGACACGTACATAAAGTGGAAATTATTTgcccatgccggccgctgtggccgagcggttctaggcccttcagtctggaaccgccctgctgatacggtggcaggttcgaatcctgcctcgggcatggatatgtgtgctgtccttaggttagttgggtttaagtagttctaagtctagggtactgatgacctcagatgttaagtcccataatgcttagagccatttgatccatttttatttgcccataaaTTTGAGATTTCAGTATTAAATTTAACTATTAAGAATGTGGACGCACGTATGGTGACTACAGCTCTCCGAGCACATAAATGGGGGtgagtgggggaagggggaggaaatAGTGTATCTTTTTGTCGTTTCCACCTACGTGCGTCAAGGTCAGTCTTTATGTAATTCTTTCCTCGTGGagcgtctttccctttctgtcttgcCTTTCCTCAACTTCTTGAAGTTTATCAGTTCCACCTGTACTTCCACGACCGCGTCGGATTTGTTGTTGGCAGCAAGTATAGTGAGCCCGTAAATGGATGCCTTTTCTTGGATGGGATTTATTTCTAAAGCCAGTGAGACTGCAAACCAGTCCATTTGGGATAACCCTCAGGAACACAACCAGAAAGTGTCCAGGTTAAACGAAGATTATAATTATTTCgaatttttctctcattttttgtaATACTCTCTTCTCTTGGCAATTAATACATGTAAAAATATAGGCGCTTTAAATAAATCGTTGTAAGGGGAGGTGAAGTTTTTACGACCCCCATGACATCCCCCCACCCCATTCGCTCCGCGCCTCATGTAATTGCTTCATTGAAATGGAAAGTTTATGTGGAACAACAAACCATACTCAGACACGCTGAACGATTTTATTTACATGCCATACTACCAAACATAATTCGGATCTAGATCAACGTTATACATTGACTCCATAAAAAATACAGAATGCAGCAAAATGAGCGATTTATGCATTAGGCAATTTGTTCACCTattcatttttccctttcttttgctATTCAGTTTCTTCCTTGTAATCagagattttttttcttctaaatattTCACTCTACAGAAAGTGTTCAGTCTTCAGTTTCCTCCTACTTGTTTCATTCCGATTTCCATGTACCTTCCTAAGCCAGTGACATTTCTCTTGCAGTTTTCCTAATTGTTGTAAAACTTTTCGCATCTACCTGTTGAGTCTAATTCGTTATAGATGCTTGTAGAATATTAATCTTACGCCCCTAATAGGATTTGTATTTTTAACATGTTATTATTCTtgagttttatttcttttggttAACTTTGTCACTTTTCTGACTGTTTAATTCGTTTCATTTCATCCTCCGCATCACTTCAGTTTCTAGTACATATGCAGTATAGCTATACTGGATGCTTTTATTTGTAGCTAGAGGTTTGCTTAGAAAAGTATTAAATCTTGCTGTGATAATCTTGCTCCGGGAGTTTCATTTTGTACATCAATACGTgtttgattactctgcagttcacttaAGTGTTTAGCAGAAGGTGCATAAAAGTACTCTACCATTACACTGTCGAATAGCACATGGGAGAAATGAACACCTAAGCCTTGCCAtttgagctgtgatttcccttgttTCATCTGAATGATAGTTTTTCTCAACGTACGCAAGAGTGAGCAAAATAATTTGGGCAATCGGAGCAAAAAGTTAATGATTAAAATTTTGCGAAACATCTTGCCGCAAGGAAATtgggctttgttttaatgatttccaccctatCTCGCTTAATGTATTCGTAACACCCTGTCGCCAGTTTCGAGATAACACTAAACTAGTGGTTCTTCCTTGAACTTCTTCGGAGTCTTCCACTAAAATTAATCCAGTAAGGTTCCAATACTGCTCTGCAGTTCTCCAGAAGATGACAAAGAACcgaagtgtaggcaatctcttcagtagatttgtttcaccttctaagtgttccaccaatgaaacacagtctttggttcatcttctcaacaacattttctatgtgataattccaatttaagttattcataattgtaattcctagatattgaaTCGccagtctttaaatttgtgtgatttaacgtgtaaccaaAATTAAAAGGATTTTTTGGCGATGCGGATGATTTctctaaattattttgtaaatcgTATTTAATATCCAATGACTTCACAGCACGGCAGACgacggcgtcatcagcaaacaaagacGGAAATCTTTTATACAGAgggtaacgccggccggagtggccgagcggttctaggtgctacagtctggaaccgcgtgaccgttacggtcgcaggttcgaatcctgcctcgggcatggatgtgtgtgatgtccttaggtttgttaggtttaagtagttctaagttctaggggactgatgacctcagaagttaagtcccatagtgcacagagccatttccaTTTCAGAGTGTAACAAAAACATATGGCCAGACTTTCAGGATACAATCCTCACATGTaggggaagaaaatatgttatgtggacatgggtctcgaaacgctttatttccatatgAGAGCAAATTTTCTGTTTATCTTCATAggcacattaatcatgggaaacacgcagaaacagaacgtaccagcattacATGAAACGCTTTCTTACATGAAATATTCAACATAACTTTTTAACTTTTTGGTTACAGTATGAAAAACTTTCCTAAATGAAGTGTTCAAAATTCCCTCAGTTAGCAAGGAGGCACGGATCAACACAATATCGCActgaattcctgatgcgctgatgtatccctggagctGTCTGGCCGTACCCTTTTGTTACAACCCGTATCCATTTAGAATAGTATAGGGGCTACAAAGTTTCCTCGAGGCAATCCAGATATATCTTCGGTTTCACTATGTGATATGTGATCTCCCATCAATTACTGCTCCTTTAGGTTCGAATGGTTTCTCCCAGAAAAGTTCTTGGTTTGTCTGTTTCTCTTAGACTGTGCCTGATTTTGGTAGTGACGTGCCTTATTCAGGAGAATAGGTTCCACAGTTTGTAAAGAACCGACACTGGGATGTAGCAAGAGTTTTACTGAAGTCACGCTTTGCCTCTATCTAAAAAGACTTTTAAGCTCGCTAGTGATGGCTGTAAATGTTTTCGCGTTTTGTTGCTCTTTACTAAttttcattgtgatttttgtaGATGATGGCTGGCGGATGCTGGAACGCGGGTGCAGCGGTCCCTGCACGCCGGACGAGCTGTCGGTGTACAGGTTCCTGGCACACGTGTCCCACAACAAGCCGGAGCAGTGGAAGCAGATACTGGACAAGTTCGACCCGGACGGCAAGCTCAAGCAGAACAACAGCCAACAGTGGAGGGAGCACGGAATTAAAGTGTAGTCCCTGCAGTGCgacgcaagaaaaaaaaaaaaaaaaaaaacctgtactgAACTGCTcctatacaaaaaataaatatttttttaaagaacagtGTATACTTTACTTAGTAAACAGAGGCAGTGGAAGATATACACCGGTGAAAGTTTGTCATGTGATTAAAATCAGTGTTTGTTGAATGTAAATTTCACAATGAAAGGTCGATTACAGTTTTAACTGACGCTCTCTGTCGTGTCCTATCGAATGAAGGAGGTTGATAGTAAATTAGAATGAAATATAAGCTCTACTGACAAAGAAGTGACAGGTTGTATCTTATCACAGTGTAATTCacttttatgttttatttctgtcaGGTCTTTTTCGACCACGTATCAGTATATCAAAGAGATAAAGGAAACCACTTGCCAGTTCAACTGCAAATATATGTTTGGGAATTCTATCATTACTTTGACTGATTGCTAATAAACCATAGACTGCAGTTAagaaatatttaatgtaaatgtaaGCTGTGTGTCTCACGtaatgaaacaaatgaatgaaGAATGGTGGGCATAACTTCAACCAATTGAAATACATCACTGTCAAAATGCTAACTTAAGAGAGAGCAGAAACAGCGAAGCCCAATATGCAGCATGAAAATTACACCAGATAGAACTCCTCTGCAAAATAATTTAGGAGCTATAGGCATCTCACATGTGCCAAAATTCATTTCTATTATTTTACTCTTGATACTTGCTGTGAGTTCTAGAAAACTGTTAGAAACTCATTATATCCAACATCTATAACCTAAAACTTTttagtttgttattgttgttgtgagcTTCAGTCTGAATACTGAATTTGATACAGTTTCTCCAttctgttctatcctgtgcaagcctcttcatctccgagtgactactgcaatctgcatccttccgaatctgcttgctGTACTCATCTCGTGGCCTCCCTCTCCaacatttttacccccccccccccggctacacacacacgcacacacacacacacacacacacacacacacacacacacacacacacctccaaaaCTCGGTTGGTTGTCCCTTAGTATGTCACAATGTATCCCACCAactcatcccttcttttagtcaagctgtgccacaaatttcttgtcttcgcaATTATATTCCTTATCTCGTTATTAGTCACGCCATCTAGCCAGCTAATCTGGAGcactcttcagtagcaccacatttcaaaaccttctattctcttcttgtgtaaactttttatcgtccttgtttcacttccatacatggctacactcgagacaaataccttcagaaaagacttcgtaacacttaaatctacattaggtgttaacaaatttctcttcttacgaaatgcttttgttgccattgccagtctacatttcacatcctctctacttcggccatcatcagatactttgctgcccaaatagcataactcatttgCTAttttgtctcctttcctaatctgatttccttagcatcacctgatttcattccactacattctattatccttgttttagaatcacaatgtcgtcggcaaacttcaatgtttttgtttattcttcttaaattttaattcattctcgaaaattttcttcagtttcctttattGGCTGCTCAGTGTACAAACTAAATAACATCCTGTCTCACTCAGTTCTCCacaactgcttccttttcatgtcactCAAATCTTAAAAATACCGTCTGGTTTCCgtgtaagttgtaaatagcccttcgctccctgtattttactcctgctaccgaCAGAATTtcgacgaaaaaaatggttcacatggctctgagcactatgggacttaacttctgaggtcatcagtcccctagaacttagaactacttaaacctaactaacctaaggacatcacacacatccatgcccgaggcaggattcgaacctgcgaccgtagcggtcgcgcggttccagactgaagcgccttttaccgcttggccacaccggccggcaatttcgAAGAAGGTATGctagtcagcactgtcaaaagatttctctaaatctacaaatgctatgaacgttggTTTGTCTTTCCTATGTTCTAGAagaagtcgcaaggtcagtattgcctctcgtgttcctacatttctaccgaatccaaacggaccttccctgaggtcggcttctagcagtttctcGAGTCTTCTGTAAATAAATCATGTTAGTGTTTTACAACAATGACTtataaactgataatttggtataTGAGAATGCCAGCTTTCTCGGCGAACCTCGATGATAAAAGCTTCTTGGGTTGACAGTCGAGTGAAGGCGTCATTCTCCAGCGACGTTTCAGCAAGtctcttacttgccatcttcagggggGTTCACATCTCGTCCGGGTCTTCATAGCCGCTCGATCACGGGATTTTATGCATTCTCTGCACCAGTCCGGCCAATCAAGAGCGAGcgagatttagagaaatcttttgacagtgctgactagCATACCTTCTTTgaaattgccggccgatgtggccaagcggtaaaaggcgcttcagtctggaaccgcgcgaccgctacggtcgcaggttcgaatcctgcctcgggcatggatgtgtgtgaaagggggggggggggaaagccgCGGGCACCGGGTCGTGGCGTCTCACCTCCGTGCGGCCTGTTTATTCCATCCGCCGCCACCGAGCTGCCTCCATCGATGAAAGTATACAACGAAAACGCaccgaaaacataggtacaaagagggtagcAGTGAAGAAACTATGGCTAACGGAAGAAATATATCAGTTGAAgtacaaaagccggccgcggtggcagagcggttctaggcgcttcagtctggaatcgcgcgaccgctacggtcgcaggttcgaatcctgcctcgagcatgaatgtgtgatgtccttaggttaggtaggtttaagtagttctaagtctaagggactgatgaactaagatgtaagtcccatagtgcttagagccattagaaccgttttgaagtacaaaaatgttcagggaaatttaggaatacagaaatacaaatcgctgaggaccgaaataaataggaagcgcagagaagctaagacgaaaaggctgctgaaaaatatgaagaaatcgaactagaaatggttgtcggaaggactgacccagTATACAGGCAAGTCAAAACAGcaatcgatgaaattaaaagcacgggTGGAAACGTTAAGagcgcaacggaaattccactgttacatgtggaggagagagcagataggttgaAAGAGTACCCTGAAGGCCTTTATTAGGGGGATGATTTGTccaatgtgacagaagaagaaagagaattgagtttagaagagataggggtccactattagaatctgaatttagaagagctttggaggacttcagatcaaataagacagaagggatacatAATACTCCATCAAAATTTGTAAaagcattggggaaagtggcaacgagacgactattcccgttggtgtgttgaatgtgtGAGTCTGAACACATACAGTCCgattttcggaaaaatgtcatccgcaCGATTCCGATgactgcaacagctgacaagtgcgagaattatcgtacagtcagcttaagagctcatggatccaagttgttcacaagaatagtatacagaagaatggaaaagaaaattgaggatgtgttacatgacgatcagtttgtgccagagaggcaactctgacgtacGATTGGTAAGGGAAGCAAGAataaaagaaaagtcaagacatgttcataggatttgtggacctgaaaagcgttcaacaataaaATGGTGCAataggttcgaaattctgagaaaaataggtataagctatagggagagacgggtaataaacaatacgtgcatgcggacgtgcaagtgctcggattaaaaagggtgtaagagagggatgtaatctttcgcccctactgttcaatttgtacacggaagaagcagtgatgggaataaaagaaagattgaagagtggaattaaaattcaaggcgaaaggctatcaatgatacgattcgctgatgacattgctatcccgagtgaaagtgaagaagaatgacattgtctactgaatggaatgagcagtct is from Schistocerca cancellata isolate TAMUIC-IGC-003103 chromosome 6, iqSchCanc2.1, whole genome shotgun sequence and encodes:
- the LOC126191026 gene encoding ejaculatory bulb-specific protein 3-like, whose translation is MAHLQLQAAAVAVLAALVAGVCAQVGPAQSFARPDRLDVDSAINDEARFQEAMRCILEGDDYKFCDHHTVGIKYDGWRMLERGCSGPCTPDELSVYRFLAHVSHNKPEQWKQILDKFDPDGKLKQNNSQQWREHGIKV